A portion of the Tachyglossus aculeatus isolate mTacAcu1 chromosome 12 unlocalized genomic scaffold, mTacAcu1.pri SUPER_6_unloc_2, whole genome shotgun sequence genome contains these proteins:
- the LOC119921254 gene encoding olfactory receptor 14A16-like, with amino-acid sequence MPNVSTVKEFLLLSFSEVRELQLVHAALFLLVYLAALTGNFLIVAVTVLDRRLHTPMYFFLRNLSVLDVCYISVTVPKSIHDSLTDRRSISFLGCATQLFLVALFAGSELFLLMAMSHDRYAAICLPLRYELIMTNTACGKMAAASWLTGVMSAVLYSALTLSLSFCGSNLVQKFFCDIPSLLKISCSKEHIVIDVSVTGGVAFGVVCFIVIIISYVRIFRAVLRMPATESRAKAFSTCLPHLAVVTVFFSAATVDYVKPVSDSPLTLDLLVPVFYTVVPPAFNPLIYSLRNRDMKAALGRVLKGRFLLPLLRDKMSV; translated from the coding sequence ctggtctacctggcggccctgacggggaatttcctcatcgtcgccgtcaccgtcctggaccggcgcctccacacccccatgtactttttcctcaggaacctgtccgtcctcgacgtctgctacatctccgtcaccgtccccaaatccatccacgactccctgaccgacaggagatccatctccttcctgggctgtgccacccagctcttcttgGTGGCCCTGTTTGCCGGGtccgagctgttcctcctcatggcgatgtctcatgaccgctacgcagccatctgcctccccctgcgctacgagctcatcatgaccaacacggcctgtggaaagatggcagccgcctcctggctcaccggtGTGATGTCtgcggtcttgtattcagctttgaCTCTATCCCTGAGCTTTTGTGGGTCCAACCTCGTCcagaagttcttctgtgacatcccctctctgttgaagatctcctgctccaaggagcACATCGtcatcgatgtgagcgtcaccggtggggtagcttttgGTGTCGTTtgcttcattgtcatcatcatctcgtatgtgcgcatcttccgggccgtgctgaggatgccggcgaccgagagccgggccaaagccttctccacctgcctgcctcacctcgccgtcgtcacggTCTTCTTCTCGGCTGCGACGGTTGACTACgttaagcccgtgtcagactctcctttgaccctggacctgctggtgcccgTTTTCTATACCGTGGTGCCTCCCGCCtttaaccccctcatctacagcctgaggaaccgggacatgaaggccgccctggggagagtcctaaaggggaggttcctcctccctcttctaagggacaaaatgtctgtt